The DNA region CGGCAATAGTCTGGGTTCTATTCTCGGGCACGAAGTAGACCGAGAAGCGGCGAATGAGCCACTGGTTGACGAATACTGGTTCAAGCCTCCTCGATGCCACCGTGGATATGCCATACCCGCCGGGCTTGCAGATCGCAAACTTCTCCGGCTCGTCGGCCAGCGCCGCTTCGATCTCTCGGATCATGTAGGACACTTCGTGGTAGAGTTTCTGCACGAACTCGAAAGCCCTCCTGGACTGTTCCGACAACCCTTCGAGCTCTTTAGTTTCCATTCTCCACCTCCCAGAATAGCCGCCTATCCCCTAACTCCATGATCTCCGGTGTTCTGAGCAGGCCGCGGAACATCTTCCTCTCGGCCATGAACAGGTGACGCTTCGGGGCGTCTATCCTCTCCGCCGTGGCAAGGGTCTTCGCGAACCCGATGAAGGCGCCCCTGAAGGTCGAGCCCCTGGCATCGTAGAAGAGAAATTCGGCCTCCGGAAGGGTGGCCTTGGCCCCCGCAAGGATTGCGTATCCGTAAAAGCCCCTGAGGTTTTTCCGGTCGAGGAGCTCGTGCAGGTCTTCAGCGAACTCGATCTCGTTTCTGCTCGTAAGCGTCCCGCTTTCCAGCAGGTTTTCCAGGAAGGCCGCGAACCGCTGCCAGCTCGTCGGCTTCAAGTACCGCATCATCTTTTCTGTGAGAACGAAACCCTTGTCCCCCTTGAAGTAGAAATCCGCGGTGATGGGGATGAAGAAAAACTCCTTGCCCAGCGATATCGCCTCTTTAAGACCGAGGCGCGCCTCCCTTTCCGCCTGGGGGTCCCTTACCTCGTCGCCGGCGCCAAAGCCCGAGAGGTACTTCGCCTCGAAAAGCAGGTAATAGCCGCCCACGATGATGACCACGTCTGGCTCTGTCCCGCCATCATAGGAAGGCCAGAACCTGAACTCCGCTTCCTCTGCCTCCCTCTCGCTTACCTTTAGGCCAAGCGCCTCCTCAAGGTACGCGCGCAGGCACTTGCCTCGGTCGGAGTATTTCAGAAACGAGAATACGTTGGAGGTGAGGACGTCCTCGCTTCGCTCGATGCCTCGCGAAAGCTTGCCGCGCAGTTCGGCTTCGATCATCGTTTTCTCCAGCGATAGGGGCCATCTAGATGAATATGGTAACTCCAGATAAGAGAGAGCACTTTTTCGGCGACTCAGGGCCGGTGCTCGGGCCGTAAGCGGAATAGGGCATCTTTCTTCCACCTCCTGTCACTCACTATTATATGCGCAGCCGAGGACACCTTCTTGCCCTGCCCGGATTTTCTGACAGGGCACGGCTTTGTCGCTGTCCGTCAAGTACCCGCTTTGTGGGCACAGCTCGGCTTTCCCCACAAAGCGCGAGGGGTGGGGCACAGCCCCACCGCGCCCGGCCTCGCCGGAACGGATTGTGGCGAGGCCGGCGCCTTGCCGGGCTTCGCTTTGCCGCCTGGGGCGAAGCCCGGTCGGCCCGGCATGGCGGGCTCTCGCCCGCGCATCGCCGCACGGCGATGCCATGCCGGGCACATCCCCGCGCCGCCGGGCTGGGTTTGAGGGCGAGGGAGATGCCCAAACCCAGCCGCGAGACGATGCGGGCCCCTTGGGCGACCCCGCTCACCGCGCCCAAGGGGCTAGCGTGCCGCATCGGCCGGCGGCGCGGGCGGGGCGATTTGGGGCCAATCCCGCCTACCCCACATCGCCCGGGTGCGCGGGGCGACGCCCCCGCGCCCATCCTGCTCGGCCTGGAGTGCGGGCCGAGCCCGGCACCGCGTGAGCGGTGCCGTGTGGCGCCATGGTTAGGGCGCCACACAAGGCTATGCCGGGAACCTGCACAGCCGGCATAGCCGCGTATGGGGCGGTTACCGCGCCCATGTGTCACAGGCTTCGCGGTGTCGGTGCTCCGACGCATTCCCGGGCAGGGAACGGGGTACTGTTATGGGGCTGTAAGCCACGAACGAACATTTCCTGGTGACCAAGGAAGGATTTAGCGCCGAGCGTCAAGCATAATTCAACCGTGCTGGAATTAATGGCATTGTTGCGGCTTCAAGGCGCTCCTTGAACCTTAATTAGGCGGGTTGTTATGTGCTCCCCCAGGTTCATTTTACTAGGGTTAGTACGGGGGGTTTGCAGAAAGTAAGTTGCGTAAAATACCAGCTAGATAGCTTAAATTATGTATATTTCTATGGAGAAGTATTCATGTTGGCATATTATCCATCTAATCCACTCCCAATTGCTCCCATCGTTCCCCGGAACCTTAGGCCGAAAAGTTGTGGCCACAACGCCAATTTGGAGGGCGTAACAAGCTGGCGGCAGATAGCTTTTCGAGCTTCTGGCAGAAGGCTGTGTGCCCCTGAATTAGGGCACTGGAAATATTTTTATCAATATAAAAATATAGAAATATAAATCAGAGTTTTCAGGTCTCCATCCCCCGGCGGTAGCGGGCCTCGAGCAACTCTTTTATGTTCGAGGGCACGATCTCGCGCAGGGTGCAAGGACCCCGCTCCGGGTGGTAGTAGTCGTACCAGATAGCATCGGTCGCCGGCGAGACAGTATTATCTCTGTCCAAAACCCCGGTGCAAAAGTCGGCGAAGCAGAAGCCGTAGCTGAAAACCTGTTCCCAACGGAAGAGGTCTGGCTTGATCGCGGTCATGGCATCATAAAGGGCTTTACGGTGCCTGCGCATATTCGCCCGGCCTGTCTTTACTGTGGAGCCCTCATTCTTGGGGAAAAGGAAGAGCAGAGCGGGAAAGTATGGCAGCTCAAGGCCAGATTTCGTCTTCCCCCAGGTATTGCTCACTAAGAAATGGATGAAGTTCTCCATTCGTTGTTTCACTCTGTCGTCTGACTTCCAGCTCAGCTCCAGCTCTAGGAAGTAGTAGAACGGCTGTATGTTGTACTTTGGGTCGAAATATCTCCAGGCAAAGATCGCATCGGGTCTGACTATCGCCCTCATGGAGCTCTTGTAGCGATGGAACTCGAAGGCATCATTGCGCCAGAATTCCAGCTCCCCGCCGCCAGACGTTGCCAACTGCAGCTTGAAATTGCGGAGTGCCCGTTCGTGTTTGCCCTGGAAGCGTCCCAAATAATCTTCGAGGTCATATCCCTTCCTCCTCAGGCGGTAGATCTCGGTTGCCGGCCACCAGAACTCCCGTATGATCGTGTCTTGGAGCACCTCTTCCAGCAAATGCCTCGCTTTCCTGCCCATTTGGAGGTAATAGACACGCTCGTATTTCCGCGACCCGGGCATCCATGGGCTTATGTGGTATATGGCTCCCATCCGCACCAGCTTGGCGAGGGAATCGAAGACGGTTATGTCCTCGCGGGGATATCCCCTGCGGGCGAGATAGTAGACGATCTGGAAGTACTCCAGCGGCCCGTAGTAGTAAAGGGCCTGCAATATCTCTGCCTCCATCTTCTTCACTTTCACGTACATCCTCGCCTCCGCCTGTTTAAACATCCCCCGGTTCCTAGCCGGGCTCCGGTGTGGCGGGCACACCGCTCCTTACATTTATTGTAACTTTTATCGCGGGGCGTGCCGTTCTGCGGGGAAAAAGGCCAAAGTGTCTTGCTGGCCGTTAGCGGCGGCCGTGTCCTGTAATCACTGGGGGTAGTCCTCGATAAGCATCCTGCGCGCGGCGTACACGCGTTCCAGGAGGACCTCCTCTGCGTGGACCAAGCGGCTGTCGGGCTTCACGCCCTCCACGTACCCCTCTATTTCATCCAGGCGCTTCAAGAGTCGCGGGCACAAATCGAGAAACGGCCGCACCTCAACCGCCTTGTACCAGGCGAACAAGGCAATTGCCTGCAAGAAGCTCGCCAGCGCCACTACGTTCTTATCCAGGCCGTACTCTAGCGCGTCTCCAAGCAAGGGGTCGCTGTCCTCTACGGAGGAGAGAATAATCTCCATGAATTCGGCGTCCCGTAACCGCCCTATGAGGTAGAGCAAGCGGTAACCGGCATATGCGGCGACTATCTGGAGCCGCAGGAATTTTACCCGCCCTTTCCAGTCCAGATTAGTCGTATCCGCTCTGCGCCCCTCGTACAGGGCGTTGATTATCTTAGCCACCTCGTCCATATCCGACTCCGCGTAATGAGGGGGAGAAGCCGCATTTTTCCTTGCCTTCATCTGGCGATGGAGGCGGGGAGGGCCCGCGTAAGGCCCTCGCCCCCATGCCTCCAAGGCGCCTCCGGTACTCACTCAAGCCCCCTTGCGGCCTTTTCCGAAAAGCGCGCGCTTGAGCCCGGTGAAGGATATCTCGCCCTCCTTCTCGCGCCATTTCACGGCCCTTATTCCCAGGCGGAAGAGCACGGCGGCCTTCTCCGGGTCAGTCCAGGCCGGCACCACGAGTATCTTGCCCGTTGTTGTGTGGTCACCCAGCAGGTCGCCGTACACGTAGCACTGGCCGACGCCACGGATGACGTCCGTCCAGTCTCCCTCGGCCTTAACCTCTATCACCGTGAGGGGCTCAAAGATCGCCAGGTCGGGGCGGGTCTCGCCGCCAAGGCCGGTGTTGGCCACCTCGATGCCCATGCCCGCAAGCTCGCGGGCGAGCTCGTTCACGACCAGCCCATGAACCCTGCTGGCGGTAAGCGTCCCGCCTTTGCGGTTGACGGAATAGCCGCTTTGGCGCTCGGGGGAGAAACCCGGCTTGCGCCGATGAGCGTTCCTTCTCTTGCTGTGCGCTCTGCGGGGAGTCTTGCGGTGATGCTGCCTCTTTTTAGGGCTGACTAGCGCCGTACAGGCTTTGGCCGCTTGGGACGCCGCGAGCGCTGCCTCGCGAGCCATCTCGCACTTGCGCTCCTTTGCCATTCTGCTCACCTCCTTTCCCGATACATTGAAGCTTCGAATTCGTCCCCGCAGGAACAGAAGGCTTGAGCTAAACCCTTAACATAGTCCAACTAACATTGGACATTATTAATGTACAACACCTATTGGACATAGTCAAGACTGATTGTCCTGCTCTCGGCTATAATTGGGCATGAGAGGGGAGGAGCCATGGCAGATTTCATCGACGAGCTTGAGGCGTTGCTGAAAAAGGACGGGGAGGCATCTCTGCGTTCCCTGGAGGCCAGGGTGAGGGCCCGTTTCGGCGAGGAAGCCAAGGTCAGCAAGAGCCTCATCAACTATTACCTGCAAAGAAAGACCTTGCCCACGTACCCAGCAATCTACCAGCTGGCTGTGGCCTTGGACTTGGATGCAAAGAAGCTGCTTGCCAAGCTGCACGAATATCGAAAGAAGTGCAGGGTGGAGGAAGAAGCAGAAGCCTACAGAAAATTCATTAGGAGCATTGGGATATAGTCGTTGCTTCTTACTTGGTGAGACTATGCGCAAGGGCGCGATAAGACGTTGACCGGCAGAGGTGATCCTTCATGGCAAAAACGAAAGGGAAGCAGAACAACAACCAGGGAGCGAACCTGGGCTTCGAGGAAAAGCTATGGGACTCCGCCAACAAGCTCAGGGGCAACATGGACGCCGCGGAATACAAACACGTGGTCCTGGGCTTGATATTCCTTAAATATATAAACGATGCTTTCGAGGCGCAAAGGCACAAGCTCGAGAAAGAACTTTCGGACCCAGAGAGTGAGTGGTACATCGAGGACATCGAAGAGCGTGGATACGCCCTAGAAGACCGCGACGAATACGCGGCGGCCAACGTATTCTGGGTTCCCAGGAAAGCGCGCTGGAACGGCCTCCAGGCCAATGCCAAGCAACCCACCATCGGCAAGCTAATAGACGATGCCATGATGGCCATCGAAAAGGACAACCCGGTGCTCAAAGGGGTGCTTCCAAAGGACTACGCGAGACCAACCCTGGACAAGCAGCGCCTGGGCGGGCTCATCGACCTTGTCGGCACTATCGGTCTGGGGGATGATGAGAACCGCAGCAAAGATATCCTCGGCCGGGTCTATGAGTACTTCCTGGGCAAATTCGCAAGCGCCGAAGGCAAGAAGGGTGGGGAGTTTTACACCGCCCGCTGTGTGGTACGCCTCTTGGTGGAGATGCTCGCACCCTATAAGGGAAGGGTTTACGACCCGTGCTGCGGCTCGGGCGGGATGTTCGTCCAGAGCGAGAGGTTCATCGAGGAGCACGGGGGAAAGCTCGGGGACATAAGCATCTACGGTCAGGAATCCAACCCCACCACCTGGAGGCTGGCCAAGATGAACCTGGCCATCCGTGGGATAGAGGCCAACCTGGGCCCTGAGCCTGCGGACAGCTTCCATCGAGACCTCCACCCGGACCTGAAAGCCGACTACATCCTGGCCAATCCCCCCTTCAACATGAAGGATTGGGGCGGAGAGAGGCTCCGCGACGATAAACGCTGGAAGTTCGGAGTTCCACCCACCGGAAATGCCAACTTCGCCTGGGTGCAGCACTTCATCCATCACCTTGCGCCTAACGGTATGGCAGGTTTCGTGCTCGCCAACGGAAGCATGAGCTCCAATCAATCGGGGGAAGGGGATATCCGCAAGAATATAATCGAAGCGGACATGGTGGACTGCATGGTGGCCTTGCCGGGTCAGCTCTTCTATTCAACCCAGATTCCCGTCTGCCTATGGTTCTTGACCAGGAACAAGAAAAACGGCCGCTTCCGGGATCGCAGTGGCGAGACCCTGTTCATAGACGCGCGCAAGATGGGCGTGATGGTGGACCGTACCCACCGCGAGCTCACCGACGAGGATATACGAAAGATAGCCGATACTTACCATTCCTGGAGGGGAGACAAAGACTATAAGAAATCATATGAGGATGTTCCGGGCTTCTGTAAGAGCGCGAACTTGGAGGAGATAAGGGAACATAACTATATACTTACGCCAGGGCGTTACGTCGGTGCCGAGCCCGTCGAGGATGACGGCGAGCCCTTCGAGGAGAAAATGAGACGCCTTACATCAGTCTTGAGAGAGCAGCTCAAAGAAGGAAAGGAACTGGAAGAAGCTATTAAAAAGAACTTGGGAATGCTAGGCTATGAAATCTAATCATCAATCAAAGCAAGAAAGGAAATCGTATCTACCGCCGAATTGGCAGCTAGTAACTATAAGAGACGTTGCGGTCATTAATGAATTGTCGATCAAAAGCGACTATGATTTCGAGACAATTGAATATATTGATATCGCATCAGTTAACAACGGGCTTATTGGCGAAACACAAGAGCTTGCTCTTTCTGAAGCGCCTAGCCGCGCTAAGAGAATAATAAGAGAAAATGATATCCTCATATCTTGTGTGCGCCCAAACCTTCGGCATTATGCATTTATAAAGAGGGCAATGCCTAATTCAGTTGCATCTACAGGATTTGCTGTAATCACTCCTAAAGAAGTTGAGGCGAGATATCTCTACTATTGTCTTATAACAAATGAGTACACTGAATATCTTACGCGGATCGCTGAAAGTCATACTTCTGCATATCCAGCCTTCAATCCAGATATCATTGGGAATTCAAAGATTCCATTGCCACCTGTAAAAGAACAACAAGCTATCGCTCACATCCTAGGTACTCTCGACGACAAGATTGAGCTGAACAGAAGGATGAATGAGACGCTGGAGGGAATCGCGCGGGCGATATTCAAGTCATGGTTCATCGTCTTCGATCCCGTCCGCGCCAAAGCTGAAGGCCGCGACCCTGGTCTTCCCAAACCCATCGCCGACCTCTTCCCGAGCAGATTTATCGATACAAAGCTAGGTAGGATACCGGAAGGTTGGCGGTTAAGCAAGATGGGTGATGAATTTAAAATAGTAATGGGGCAATCGCCACCAGGGTATACATATAATGAAGAGGGGAAAGGCTCACCTTTCTACCAAGGTCGTGTGGATTTTGGAGTAAGGTTTCCCTCTCGCCGTGTTTATTGCACAATGCCCACGAGGTTTGCAGAAGCTGGAGATACTCTTGTCACGGTTCGCGCGCCAGTTGGTGATACGAATATTGCTATAGAACGTTGTTGTATCGGGCGAGGCCTAGCTGCAGTACGCCACATTACTGGTAGTAGCTCGTATACATATTACTTCGTAAAGTCATTAGAAACGATTTTCAAACTTTTTGAGGCGGAGGGTACAGTCTTCGGCGCCGTCAATAAGGAAGGTTTAAATTCTATTGCATGTGTATCGCCACCAAATCGAGTTATCGAGCTTTTTGATAATCTCTGCGAACCATTGGATATGAAAATCAAACAAAATGAACTTGAGTCCCGAATTTTATCCTCTCTACGCGACGCCCTATTGCCAAAGCTTATCTCAGGCCAAATCCGGATTAGTGAACCTGGAAGAATAATTAGAGGAAAGAAATATGTTAACGCGTTTGCAGATTAAGAATTTCAGGAGTATCGAGGATATTGACATACCTATTGAACCGCTTACGGCATTTGTTGGACCCAATGGTGCAGGTAAAACCTCAATCTTAAGAGCAATTAATATTGTATTAGGTGAGATATGGCCCACCATTCGAAGCTTCCGAATACCGCAAGACTTTACCAACTTCGAAGCTTCTAGAGATCTTGAAATAGTTGTTTGGTTCGAACCACCATATGTGCATGTTGATACATTACGCACAGAGCATGAGATTTACGCAATCAGAGTCTCATGTAAGCCATATAGAAGAGCGACCAGAAAGAGTGCCGTTGGTGATCTACACGTTGAGACTGAGCCATTAAATTTAAAAGGAGAAGTCCCCAGTGTTGCGGTAACGCCTCCGCAGAAAGGTGTAAAACCACAATTCCGTCCTCTTGCTGTCGGTACTGAGCTTCGGGAGTCGGCCCGCTTATTGTTTATCGATCATCGAAGAAGTGTTGCTCAACATATACCAGGAGCTAGAGGTTCAATACTAGGACGGCTTCTTGAGAGGGCAAGAAAA from Bacillota bacterium includes:
- a CDS encoding DNA polymerase beta domain-containing protein region, with protein sequence MKSNHQSKQERKSYLPPNWQLVTIRDVAVINELSIKSDYDFETIEYIDIASVNNGLIGETQELALSEAPSRAKRIIRENDILISCVRPNLRHYAFIKRAMPNSVASTGFAVITPKEVEARYLYYCLITNEYTEYLTRIAESHTSAYPAFNPDIIGNSKIPLPPVKEQQAIAHILGTLDDKIELNRRMNETLEGIARAIFKSWFIVFDPVRAKAEGRDPGLPKPIADLFPSRFIDTKLGRIPEGWRLSKMGDEFKIVMGQSPPGYTYNEEGKGSPFYQGRVDFGVRFPSRRVYCTMPTRFAEAGDTLVTVRAPVGDTNIAIERCCIGRGLAAVRHITGSSSYTYYFVKSLETIFKLFEAEGTVFGAVNKEGLNSIACVSPPNRVIELFDNLCEPLDMKIKQNELESRILSSLRDALLPKLISGQIRISEPGRIIRGKKYVNAFAD
- a CDS encoding SAM-dependent DNA methyltransferase, whose amino-acid sequence is MAKTKGKQNNNQGANLGFEEKLWDSANKLRGNMDAAEYKHVVLGLIFLKYINDAFEAQRHKLEKELSDPESEWYIEDIEERGYALEDRDEYAAANVFWVPRKARWNGLQANAKQPTIGKLIDDAMMAIEKDNPVLKGVLPKDYARPTLDKQRLGGLIDLVGTIGLGDDENRSKDILGRVYEYFLGKFASAEGKKGGEFYTARCVVRLLVEMLAPYKGRVYDPCCGSGGMFVQSERFIEEHGGKLGDISIYGQESNPTTWRLAKMNLAIRGIEANLGPEPADSFHRDLHPDLKADYILANPPFNMKDWGGERLRDDKRWKFGVPPTGNANFAWVQHFIHHLAPNGMAGFVLANGSMSSNQSGEGDIRKNIIEADMVDCMVALPGQLFYSTQIPVCLWFLTRNKKNGRFRDRSGETLFIDARKMGVMVDRTHRELTDEDIRKIADTYHSWRGDKDYKKSYEDVPGFCKSANLEEIREHNYILTPGRYVGAEPVEDDGEPFEEKMRRLTSVLREQLKEGKELEEAIKKNLGMLGYEI